The Chryseobacterium sp. 52 genome includes a region encoding these proteins:
- a CDS encoding DUF6759 domain-containing protein has product MKKLFVFSGISLLLISCNANYGSYPTRTTYPSGSGSSAASTEREYSELIKTYKPETAEVLNDLLNNSSPTHPKTSISVENKSPCNMVLTVSGNGFFKKIPIASGKIGYTMVPKNQNYKLSGMLCNSSYQATQFISTSYAIKLSN; this is encoded by the coding sequence ATGAAAAAGCTGTTTGTTTTCTCCGGAATCTCCCTTCTCCTTATCAGCTGTAATGCAAATTATGGCAGCTATCCTACAAGGACCACCTATCCTTCGGGTTCGGGAAGTTCTGCAGCCAGTACCGAAAGGGAATATTCGGAGCTCATCAAAACATATAAGCCTGAAACGGCGGAAGTTTTAAATGACCTTCTTAATAACAGCTCACCGACCCATCCCAAAACCTCTATTTCGGTGGAGAATAAGTCGCCATGCAATATGGTTCTGACGGTAAGTGGGAATGGTTTCTTCAAAAAGATCCCGATAGCTTCCGGCAAAATCGGATATACTATGGTTCCTAAAAACCAGAATTATAAACTTTCGGGAATGCTCTGTAATTCGTCTTATCAGGCTACACAATTCATTTCCACTTCTTACGCTATAAAACTGAGCAATTAA
- the rpsI gene encoding 30S ribosomal protein S9, producing the protein MSIVHKIGRRKTSVARVYVRPGSGNITVNGKDAKEYFSTDVMVYKLNQPFILSETVGQYDVTVNVFGGGNTGQAEAIRLGVSRALCEINAEFRLALKPAGLLTRDARMVERKKPGQKKARKRFQFSKR; encoded by the coding sequence ATGTCTATAGTTCACAAAATCGGAAGAAGAAAGACTTCTGTAGCAAGAGTTTATGTAAGACCAGGTTCTGGAAACATTACAGTAAACGGTAAAGATGCTAAAGAATATTTCTCTACAGACGTTATGGTTTATAAATTAAACCAACCGTTCATCCTTTCTGAAACTGTTGGTCAGTACGACGTTACCGTAAATGTTTTCGGTGGTGGAAATACAGGTCAGGCAGAAGCTATCAGATTAGGTGTTTCAAGAGCTTTATGCGAAATCAATGCTGAATTCAGATTAGCTTTGAAACCTGCTGGTTTACTTACGAGAGATGCAAGAATGGTGGAAAGAAAGAAACCAGGTCAGAAAAAAGCAAGAAAGAGATTCCAATTCTCAAAACGTTAA
- the rplM gene encoding 50S ribosomal protein L13, translated as MNTLSYKTVSANKATANKEWVVVDAEGQPLGRLASKVAKILRGKHKTNFTPHVDCGDNVIVLNAGKITLSGNKWADKTYIWHTGYPGGQKSMTAAELQKKDSLKVLEKSVKGMLPKNRLGSALLKNLYLYEGTEHKHEAQQPKTININEFK; from the coding sequence GTGAATACATTAAGTTACAAAACTGTTTCAGCGAACAAAGCTACTGCTAATAAAGAATGGGTTGTGGTAGACGCTGAAGGACAACCGTTAGGAAGACTAGCTTCTAAGGTTGCAAAGATTTTGAGAGGTAAGCACAAAACAAACTTTACACCTCACGTAGATTGTGGTGATAACGTTATTGTTTTGAATGCTGGGAAAATTACGCTTTCCGGAAACAAGTGGGCTGATAAGACTTATATCTGGCATACAGGTTATCCTGGAGGTCAAAAGTCTATGACTGCGGCTGAACTTCAAAAGAAAGATTCTTTAAAAGTATTAGAGAAGTCTGTAAAAGGTATGTTACCTAAAAACAGATTAGGATCTGCTTTATTAAAGAACCTTTACTTATATGAAGGAACTGAGCACAAACATGAAGCTCAACAGCCTAAAACAATTAATATTAACGAATTTAAATAA
- a CDS encoding T9SS type B sorting domain-containing protein: protein MKKILSFLFIFCIFTFSFGQLDREHWFAPMMDRSGSTNPYQRLYLSTNRTTPFPVNIYNNNVIIGTVNISKNNPQKFDVLRNYIITTDQTDLFTPTTKGLYLKAEFPFYANLRFSVFNHAEIITSKGIPSTGKNFHVANVPITVSNPILNFMASVLATEDNTTVTVNGYKPTVQFSNGTTGTTNPTITFTLNKGQSYIIDGRGSITENFDSFIGAKITANKPVNVTNGNFNGQYAGNHPTSSDILMDQAVPVERLGTEFALVKGNGSIGSNMEGALVIATEDNTQIFVNDEIPPVMTLNTGQYFVIPDSKYQVQGGNHYNLYLKTSKNAYVYQVLAGDSASGSEVATGGFNFIPALNCYLPKQINELGFINENFVHSNANPSGVLTIPTKLNLITERGANVTVNGATPLATTGPFNMTGTNSWVTYGIPNVTGTITVISDKAITAGITAGSDAVGYGGFFAGFPTQPVILRSGGSCVPGIVLTVDPIIYDTYQWFVNGALIPGAITASLTPTQSGYYTCSVTMGRCAPLVTDQFKVLNCTRLTTSTYNVCTTQTMTPTFSSSPQTPVPSTVAIVTAPTLGTAVIDPVTGIITYTVNTPGTSGTDTFSYTFCGNDPIFPDCETVTVTINIQALTVTNVTLHACNINGQGTFNLTSANVTNNSPVTITYYPTLLDAQTENPGALITATTAYNAPDGTIIYVVVKNSMGCKSIAQITLSLYNLAIVLNNYNGIFCDDNMDGTVTVILSNITGIVLNNPAYFTNVRYYAFLADANAGNANTLPNNWSYTATTTIYIRVESPDGCAVVVKPLQFSIGARIPLIAKDVITTVCDDDLDGIKAVNLAQFIPSFTIDPNVTYTFHGSLADAQNDSNAIAGTVNITGTQTYYIRFEKNGVCPEVGSIKITVKIPKKSDILKDLVICPKATTTLDAGPGFEKYLWSTGATSPSISNVSAGSYWVELTFNGCVYRQYVTVTESPTPMITSIEINGTTVTVGASGGTPPYEYSLDGVSWQSSNVFNNVPRGAHKVFVRDSKLCEEVTRPFAIINLINTITPNGDGHNEQIDYSALMSNTNLEFRIFDRYGAEIFRGSPDNRYTWDGRMGGRPVPTATYWYFITWVEYGTSTSVKYTSWLLVKHK, encoded by the coding sequence ATGAAGAAAATTTTATCTTTTCTATTTATATTTTGTATTTTCACCTTTAGCTTTGGCCAATTGGACAGAGAACATTGGTTTGCTCCCATGATGGACAGGAGCGGAAGTACCAATCCGTATCAGAGATTATACCTATCTACCAATAGAACAACACCTTTCCCTGTCAATATTTACAATAACAATGTCATCATTGGCACAGTAAATATCAGTAAAAATAATCCCCAGAAATTTGATGTACTGAGGAACTATATCATCACCACGGATCAGACAGATTTGTTTACTCCCACAACAAAAGGATTATATTTAAAGGCCGAGTTTCCTTTTTATGCTAATTTGAGATTCTCCGTATTTAATCATGCCGAGATCATTACTTCGAAAGGGATACCTTCTACCGGAAAAAACTTCCACGTTGCCAATGTTCCTATTACGGTCAGCAATCCCATCCTAAATTTTATGGCCAGCGTTCTTGCAACGGAAGACAATACGACAGTTACAGTCAACGGATATAAACCCACAGTACAGTTTTCAAACGGAACTACCGGAACAACAAACCCAACCATCACGTTTACCCTCAATAAAGGGCAGTCTTATATCATAGACGGAAGAGGTTCTATCACCGAAAATTTTGACAGCTTCATTGGCGCTAAGATTACCGCGAATAAGCCTGTGAACGTGACCAACGGAAATTTTAACGGTCAGTATGCCGGAAATCACCCTACAAGCTCTGATATTTTAATGGATCAGGCCGTCCCAGTAGAAAGACTGGGAACCGAATTTGCTCTTGTGAAAGGAAACGGCAGTATAGGGTCCAATATGGAAGGAGCTCTGGTTATTGCTACAGAAGATAATACCCAAATCTTTGTCAACGACGAAATCCCTCCTGTTATGACCTTAAATACCGGGCAATATTTTGTGATTCCGGATTCAAAATATCAGGTTCAGGGAGGCAATCATTATAATCTTTATTTAAAGACCTCTAAAAATGCTTACGTTTACCAGGTTCTTGCCGGCGATTCGGCTTCAGGAAGTGAAGTAGCTACCGGTGGATTTAATTTTATCCCGGCGCTGAACTGCTATCTTCCGAAACAGATCAACGAACTAGGTTTTATTAATGAAAATTTTGTTCATTCCAATGCTAATCCTTCGGGAGTCCTTACTATCCCTACAAAGCTGAATCTTATTACAGAAAGAGGAGCCAATGTTACGGTGAATGGGGCTACTCCTCTGGCTACAACAGGTCCGTTCAACATGACAGGAACCAATAGCTGGGTCACATACGGTATTCCCAATGTAACAGGAACCATCACTGTAATTTCTGATAAGGCCATCACTGCAGGAATTACCGCAGGAAGTGACGCAGTAGGATATGGAGGCTTTTTTGCAGGATTTCCTACCCAGCCTGTAATTTTGAGATCCGGAGGAAGCTGTGTTCCGGGCATTGTTCTTACCGTAGACCCCATTATTTATGACACCTATCAATGGTTTGTGAATGGAGCTCTTATTCCGGGGGCGATAACAGCGTCTCTTACTCCTACACAATCCGGATATTATACCTGCTCAGTGACTATGGGAAGGTGTGCCCCTTTGGTAACAGACCAATTTAAAGTACTGAACTGTACCCGGCTGACGACATCAACATATAATGTCTGTACCACACAAACCATGACTCCTACATTCAGCAGTTCACCACAGACACCTGTGCCATCTACTGTTGCTATTGTAACTGCTCCTACCCTGGGTACCGCAGTCATAGATCCTGTAACCGGAATCATTACTTATACCGTCAATACACCTGGAACTTCAGGAACAGATACTTTTAGCTATACATTCTGCGGAAATGACCCTATTTTCCCAGACTGTGAAACGGTAACCGTCACCATCAATATTCAGGCGCTTACTGTGACCAATGTCACATTGCATGCCTGTAATATCAATGGACAGGGAACATTTAACCTGACTTCAGCGAATGTGACCAACAACTCGCCGGTAACGATAACCTATTACCCTACCCTGTTGGATGCTCAGACAGAAAACCCAGGAGCACTTATCACCGCAACAACGGCTTATAACGCTCCGGATGGCACTATTATCTATGTCGTCGTAAAAAACAGTATGGGTTGTAAAAGTATTGCTCAGATCACCCTTTCTCTGTACAATCTGGCCATTGTCCTGAATAACTACAACGGTATTTTCTGTGATGATAATATGGATGGAACTGTTACGGTCATCTTATCCAATATAACAGGTATTGTTCTGAATAATCCCGCCTATTTTACCAATGTAAGATATTATGCATTCCTTGCTGATGCCAATGCGGGAAATGCCAATACTCTTCCTAATAACTGGAGTTATACGGCCACAACAACGATCTACATCAGAGTGGAATCTCCGGACGGATGCGCAGTCGTGGTAAAACCTCTGCAGTTCAGTATTGGAGCCAGAATCCCTTTAATCGCAAAAGATGTTATTACAACGGTTTGTGATGACGATCTGGATGGAATAAAAGCAGTCAATCTTGCACAGTTTATTCCGTCGTTTACAATAGACCCCAACGTAACCTATACTTTCCATGGAAGTTTAGCTGACGCCCAGAATGACAGTAACGCAATAGCTGGTACAGTAAACATTACAGGTACGCAAACCTATTATATCAGATTCGAGAAAAACGGGGTATGTCCTGAAGTAGGATCTATTAAAATTACAGTTAAAATACCTAAGAAATCTGACATCTTAAAAGATCTGGTTATCTGTCCTAAAGCTACCACTACATTAGATGCCGGACCAGGATTTGAAAAATATTTATGGAGTACGGGAGCTACTTCGCCTTCTATTTCCAATGTTTCTGCAGGAAGCTACTGGGTAGAACTTACCTTTAATGGCTGCGTTTACAGACAATATGTGACGGTTACGGAATCCCCTACTCCAATGATTACTTCTATTGAAATTAATGGAACCACAGTAACAGTTGGCGCAAGTGGAGGAACACCTCCTTATGAGTATTCTCTGGATGGAGTAAGCTGGCAGAGTTCCAATGTTTTCAACAATGTACCAAGAGGAGCCCATAAAGTTTTCGTAAGAGACTCAAAATTATGTGAGGAAGTTACAAGACCATTTGCTATTATCAACCTGATTAATACCATCACGCCTAATGGAGACGGCCACAATGAACAGATCGACTATTCTGCTTTAATGAGCAATACAAATCTTGAATTCAGAATATTTGACCGTTACGGAGCAGAAATTTTCAGAGGAAGCCCGGATAACCGATATACCTGGGACGGAAGAATGGGCGGAAGACCTGTACCTACAGCCACCTACTGGTATTTTATCACCTGGGTAGAATATGGCACTTCAACCTCTGTAAAATATACGAGCTGGCTGCTGGTAAAACATAAATAA
- a CDS encoding DUF6759 domain-containing protein — translation MKKLLLLFVSILFFSVSAQKKGKDYSNILKSKNIYEINAFLRDAHPDDPRRSVLKPRVMEMMTQYIKDAHPADQKVKDMQEMLALLKRRPSTKISFDEMNAIIKQKQIAKYKAELASKQSTVVYTPSNAQNTFVVNTTANTAVPNAEAEEFNMLMAVNPVEHKNKTVKILNSLFDNDPNSKESIILIKNTSDCNIIVRMEGVGTTKYRLAVPAHDESTIVITKGQYLFTSLVCGAQYASQKTIEKAIQVTLGTSAAQ, via the coding sequence ATGAAAAAATTACTTTTACTTTTTGTTTCCATTCTTTTTTTTAGTGTGTCTGCCCAGAAGAAGGGAAAAGACTACAGTAATATTTTAAAAAGTAAGAACATCTACGAAATCAATGCTTTCCTTAGAGATGCCCATCCGGATGATCCGCGAAGATCTGTATTAAAACCACGGGTCATGGAAATGATGACACAATACATCAAAGATGCCCATCCCGCAGACCAAAAGGTAAAAGATATGCAGGAAATGCTTGCCTTACTGAAAAGAAGACCGTCTACAAAGATCAGTTTTGATGAAATGAATGCCATTATCAAACAGAAACAGATCGCCAAATACAAGGCAGAACTTGCGTCCAAACAGTCTACCGTAGTCTATACCCCAAGCAATGCCCAGAATACCTTTGTTGTCAATACAACGGCCAATACCGCTGTTCCGAATGCTGAAGCGGAAGAGTTCAATATGCTGATGGCTGTAAATCCTGTAGAACACAAGAATAAAACAGTAAAAATATTAAACTCTCTTTTTGATAATGATCCGAACAGCAAGGAGAGCATCATTCTTATCAAGAATACTTCTGACTGTAATATCATTGTAAGAATGGAAGGAGTAGGAACAACCAAATACAGACTTGCCGTTCCTGCCCATGATGAAAGCACCATTGTTATAACCAAAGGACAGTATCTTTTCACAAGTCTTGTTTGCGGTGCACAGTATGCTTCTCAAAAAACAATTGAAAAAGCTATTCAGGTAACATTAGGAACTTCCGCAGCCCAATAA
- a CDS encoding DUF6759 domain-containing protein: MKKILTTLLFLLLIPGFTSAQKKHTEILKSTNVQEIEDYLKNTHPDDPKRSVLKPKLIALKNAEWTKGSKSAKPMEARPVMSDIPNRLMRNSNSNDAEEFKKLIAETSDQHKEKTVKLLNAMFDEDITRKEAVLLFRNNSDCNIVLRIEGKDFYNLAVPAHGENFIVLNKGSYTLNSMICDIKYLSAKDIKKSIFVVIDNPGMPKPEASKNLAKDEKEMAPKKTTKKKRS, translated from the coding sequence ATGAAAAAAATTTTAACGACCCTCCTCTTCTTACTCCTGATTCCGGGTTTTACGTCTGCGCAGAAAAAACACACAGAAATTCTGAAAAGCACCAATGTCCAGGAAATTGAAGACTACCTCAAAAATACACATCCCGATGACCCTAAAAGGAGTGTATTGAAGCCTAAACTCATTGCCCTCAAAAACGCTGAATGGACTAAAGGATCAAAATCCGCCAAACCCATGGAAGCAAGACCTGTCATGAGTGATATTCCAAACAGGTTGATGAGGAATTCCAATTCCAATGATGCGGAAGAATTCAAAAAACTGATCGCAGAAACTTCTGACCAGCACAAAGAAAAGACGGTAAAACTTCTGAACGCTATGTTTGATGAAGATATTACCAGAAAGGAAGCTGTCCTTCTGTTTAGAAACAATTCAGACTGTAATATTGTCCTTAGAATTGAAGGAAAAGACTTCTACAATCTGGCTGTTCCTGCCCACGGTGAGAATTTCATTGTTCTGAATAAAGGCTCATACACCTTGAACAGTATGATCTGTGATATAAAATACCTCTCCGCAAAAGACATAAAAAAAAGTATATTTGTAGTGATTGATAATCCCGGAATGCCGAAACCTGAAGCAAGTAAAAATTTAGCTAAAGATGAAAAAGAAATGGCGCCGAAAAAAACTACAAAAAAGAAAAGATCATAA
- a CDS encoding DUF3667 domain-containing protein, whose product MSHGKIREEKNCLNCGHTVEDRFCSHCAQENTETRQPSHYLITHFIEDFTHYDGAFWKTIQYLLFRPGKLTTEYLSGKRQLYVAPVKLYIFISFLAFFLPPLINGAKDESMSNTKKAYISTAEQKEISKIKGINFSLGANFGSKSKITVELLCKNMVEYDSVVNASKDKTVLHLLRPIAEKQLHLREKGFTRDEITDKLSESIYHALPKALFFYLPIFAFFLWLFHNKKNWWYFEHGIFTLHYFSFLLILLLIVFSINELLSKLGIPVEYYKAFSLITILSAILLPVVYFFIAQYKVYKTKNESFIFLKGLTLFMINIIGIFLMFIILVYISFLMVH is encoded by the coding sequence ATGAGTCATGGAAAAATCAGGGAAGAAAAAAACTGTCTTAACTGCGGGCATACAGTAGAGGATAGATTTTGTTCTCACTGCGCACAGGAAAACACAGAGACAAGACAGCCTTCACACTATTTAATCACCCATTTCATTGAAGATTTCACTCATTATGACGGTGCGTTCTGGAAAACCATCCAATATCTGCTGTTCCGGCCTGGAAAATTAACGACAGAGTATCTTTCCGGAAAGAGACAATTGTATGTGGCTCCTGTAAAACTTTACATTTTCATCAGTTTCTTAGCATTCTTTCTCCCACCTCTTATCAATGGAGCAAAGGATGAAAGTATGAGCAATACTAAAAAAGCTTATATATCCACCGCGGAACAAAAAGAGATTAGTAAAATTAAAGGGATCAACTTCAGCTTAGGAGCTAATTTTGGCTCAAAAAGTAAAATTACCGTAGAACTATTGTGTAAAAACATGGTGGAATATGATTCTGTAGTCAATGCCAGCAAAGATAAAACTGTACTTCATTTACTTAGACCCATTGCAGAAAAACAGTTGCATTTAAGAGAAAAAGGCTTCACGAGGGATGAAATAACAGATAAGCTTAGTGAGAGTATTTACCATGCCCTGCCCAAAGCTCTGTTTTTCTATCTGCCGATATTTGCATTCTTTTTATGGCTGTTTCACAATAAAAAAAATTGGTGGTATTTTGAGCACGGTATTTTCACCCTGCATTATTTTTCTTTTCTGCTCATTCTTTTATTAATCGTTTTTTCCATCAATGAACTTTTATCAAAACTGGGAATACCTGTAGAATACTACAAAGCTTTTTCCCTTATTACAATCCTCTCTGCTATTTTGCTTCCAGTTGTATACTTTTTTATTGCACAGTATAAAGTATATAAAACAAAAAATGAATCGTTTATTTTCTTAAAAGGACTCACCTTATTTATGATCAACATCATTGGAATATTTCTGATGTTTATCATTTTGGTATATATCAGTTTTTTAATGGTACACTGA
- the rpsB gene encoding 30S ribosomal protein S2, with product MAKANVKDLLEAGVHFGHMTRKWNPNMAPYIFMEKNGIHIVDLHKTAVKLDEACSALEKLTSAGKKVLFVATKKQAKEVVAKHASELNMPYITERWPGGMLTNFVTIRKAVKKMNHIDKMKKDGTFETLSKKERLQVDRQRANLEKNLGSISDMVRLPSAIFVVDIMREHIAVTEAKKLGIPVFGIVDTNSDPRKVDFVIPGNDDASKSIDMILNIVSESIKDGQSQRKADKEKSKEEGEKVSAETDADFDAE from the coding sequence ATGGCAAAAGCAAATGTAAAAGACCTTCTAGAGGCTGGTGTACACTTCGGTCACATGACTAGAAAGTGGAATCCAAATATGGCTCCATACATTTTTATGGAGAAAAATGGTATTCACATTGTAGACTTACATAAAACGGCAGTTAAATTGGACGAAGCTTGTAGCGCTTTGGAAAAATTAACTTCTGCAGGTAAAAAAGTTCTTTTCGTAGCAACTAAAAAGCAAGCGAAAGAAGTTGTTGCAAAACACGCTTCTGAACTTAATATGCCTTATATTACAGAAAGATGGCCAGGAGGTATGTTAACGAATTTCGTTACAATCAGAAAGGCTGTAAAGAAAATGAACCATATCGACAAAATGAAAAAAGACGGTACGTTCGAAACTTTATCTAAAAAAGAAAGATTACAGGTAGACAGACAAAGAGCTAACTTAGAGAAAAACTTAGGTTCTATCTCTGACATGGTTCGTCTTCCTTCTGCGATCTTCGTTGTAGATATCATGAGAGAACATATCGCTGTAACTGAAGCTAAGAAATTAGGTATTCCAGTTTTCGGTATTGTTGATACAAACTCTGATCCAAGAAAAGTAGACTTCGTTATCCCAGGAAACGATGATGCTTCTAAGTCTATTGATATGATTCTGAACATTGTTTCTGAGTCTATCAAAGATGGTCAGTCTCAAAGAAAAGCTGATAAAGAAAAATCTAAAGAAGAAGGAGAAAAAGTATCTGCTGAAACAGACGCTGATTTCGATGCTGAATAA
- the trmB gene encoding tRNA (guanosine(46)-N7)-methyltransferase TrmB has product MGKNKLARFAENKILPNVIQPTREEALNGIPLKGNWRKDFFKNDNPIVLELGCGKGEYSVGLAKTFPEKNFIGIDIKGARFWFGAKEAVDTGMNNVAFLRTQIELVDHFFAENEVDEIWITFPDPQIKYKRTKHRLTHPDFLERYKKFLKPGGIIHLKTDSEFLHGYTLGYLQGAGYEIITAHHDIYGAPEYDPNTEHLRDIKTYYEELFSAKGKTITYIKFRIS; this is encoded by the coding sequence ATGGGCAAAAATAAATTAGCAAGATTCGCAGAAAACAAGATTTTACCAAACGTTATCCAACCTACAAGAGAGGAAGCGCTGAACGGTATTCCACTGAAAGGAAACTGGAGAAAAGATTTCTTTAAAAATGACAATCCAATCGTACTGGAACTGGGTTGCGGAAAAGGAGAATATTCTGTAGGACTTGCCAAAACATTTCCTGAAAAAAACTTCATCGGGATAGATATCAAAGGGGCAAGATTCTGGTTTGGAGCTAAGGAAGCTGTGGACACCGGAATGAATAATGTAGCATTCCTGAGAACACAGATTGAACTTGTAGATCATTTTTTTGCTGAAAATGAAGTAGACGAAATCTGGATCACATTCCCTGATCCTCAGATCAAATACAAACGTACAAAGCACAGACTTACACATCCTGACTTTTTAGAACGATACAAAAAATTCCTGAAACCAGGTGGAATCATCCATTTAAAAACAGATTCGGAATTTCTTCACGGCTATACTTTAGGCTATTTACAAGGTGCAGGTTATGAAATCATTACTGCTCATCACGATATCTATGGTGCTCCTGAATATGATCCGAACACAGAACATTTAAGGGATATCAAAACCTATTACGAAGAGCTTTTCTCAGCTAAAGGAAAAACAATAACGTATATAAAATTCCGGATAAGCTAA
- a CDS encoding DUF3667 domain-containing protein: protein MSHGKTREDNNCLNCGHQVEERFCPLCGQENIESRHPFYYLFTHFFEDFTHYDGQFWGTLKNLLFKPGNLTNIYLEGKRQKFVPPVKLYIFVSFITFFMFALFPFNINFGDRKDTKDPDKLGLFDKATTSEVKKIIDSIKAKPILTKEDSISIKSMSVLTDPTQESIEEKLQMDKKIDVDINYGGYNTRKSYDSAAAKNPSVLDFIELPLAHKFFELKEKGVTKAEIIKNLTEKSFHNLPKALFIYLPLFAFFLWIFHNKKKWWYFDHGIFTLHYFSFLLLNILFVFLLAKLANLSNVGFITTLLYLTMCALLIYSIAYFFIAHRRVYHAHGLVSMIIGMMLFTINFLAFMFLIVGLGLVSFLMIH from the coding sequence ATGAGCCACGGAAAAACCAGAGAAGACAACAACTGCCTGAACTGCGGACATCAGGTTGAAGAAAGATTCTGTCCGCTCTGCGGACAGGAGAATATCGAAAGCCGTCATCCTTTTTATTATCTATTTACGCACTTTTTTGAAGATTTCACCCATTATGACGGCCAGTTTTGGGGCACTTTAAAAAATCTGCTCTTCAAGCCCGGAAACCTTACCAATATTTATTTAGAAGGTAAGAGACAGAAATTTGTACCCCCTGTAAAACTGTATATTTTTGTCAGTTTTATAACCTTTTTCATGTTTGCTCTTTTTCCTTTTAATATTAATTTTGGTGACCGGAAAGACACTAAAGATCCAGATAAATTAGGTCTCTTTGACAAGGCAACAACTTCTGAGGTAAAGAAAATAATTGACAGTATAAAAGCCAAACCTATTCTTACGAAAGAAGACTCTATATCTATCAAAAGTATGAGTGTTCTTACAGACCCCACTCAAGAGAGTATTGAAGAAAAGCTGCAAATGGATAAGAAAATAGATGTCGATATTAACTATGGTGGATATAATACAAGAAAATCATATGATTCGGCGGCGGCTAAAAACCCATCAGTTTTAGATTTCATCGAATTGCCACTGGCACATAAATTTTTTGAGCTTAAGGAAAAAGGAGTTACCAAAGCAGAGATTATTAAAAACCTGACAGAAAAGTCTTTTCACAATTTACCGAAGGCCCTTTTCATATACCTTCCACTTTTTGCCTTCTTTTTATGGATTTTCCACAATAAGAAAAAATGGTGGTATTTCGATCATGGGATTTTTACCCTCCATTATTTTTCATTTCTTTTACTGAATATACTGTTTGTCTTTCTTCTTGCCAAATTGGCAAATCTTTCAAACGTAGGGTTTATCACTACCCTTTTATATTTAACAATGTGTGCTTTGCTGATATACAGTATTGCTTATTTCTTCATTGCTCACCGCCGGGTTTATCATGCTCATGGATTAGTGAGTATGATCATCGGAATGATGTTATTTACCATTAATTTCCTGGCATTTATGTTTTTAATTGTCGGTCTTGGCTTGGTCAGCTTCCTGATGATTCACTAA